The following are encoded together in the Acidobacteriota bacterium genome:
- a CDS encoding TetR/AcrR family transcriptional regulator, with protein MTALDNATLRAATGAANGEQDRRAEIYRSAARIFHRKGYHATSINDIAAAVGLTKAGLYYYIKGKQDLLFAIMGFAMDQLDEQVIEPARRVQDPQTRLATIVARHARLITQDSSALTILVNELEGLLPDDRADIIGRQRDYVDFIADTLAALRDEGKVVGLDPTVGAFSLVGMILWISRWYRADGRLDGDEVVAEVTRMAISAVLNRSEDSNAGSPARTGQPAKETRE; from the coding sequence GTGACTGCCCTGGACAACGCGACCCTGCGAGCCGCCACCGGCGCGGCCAACGGCGAGCAGGACCGGCGGGCGGAGATCTACCGCAGCGCGGCGCGGATCTTCCACCGCAAGGGCTACCACGCCACGTCGATCAACGACATCGCCGCCGCGGTCGGATTGACCAAGGCAGGCCTCTACTACTACATCAAGGGCAAGCAGGACCTGCTGTTCGCGATCATGGGCTTCGCCATGGACCAGCTCGACGAGCAGGTCATCGAACCGGCCCGGCGCGTACAGGATCCTCAGACGCGACTGGCGACGATCGTCGCGCGCCACGCCCGGCTGATCACCCAGGACTCCTCGGCGCTGACCATCCTGGTCAACGAACTCGAGGGGCTCCTCCCCGACGACCGTGCCGACATCATCGGCAGGCAGCGGGACTACGTCGATTTCATCGCCGACACCCTCGCCGCCCTGCGCGACGAGGGCAAGGTCGTCGGCCTCGACCCCACGGTGGGAGCGTTCAGTCTGGTCGGGATGATCCTCTGGATCTCCCGCTGGTACCGGGCGGACGGCCGGCTGGACGGCGACGAAGTGGTGGCGGAAGTGACCCGCATGGCGATCTCGGCGGTGCTGAACCGCAGTGAAGACAGCAACGCCGGCAGCCCGGCCAGGACCGGGCAACCGGCGAAGGAGACGCGAGAATGA